In Prosthecochloris marina, the genomic stretch CAATAAAACAGCACTGAAAAAGTTCGAAGAAACTTTTTCAGCGGTAAGGAACAACTTTATCCGAATATTCAGGGAGCTGTTCGAGGAAACAGATGAGGCCGATCTTCTGCTCAGCGAGGAAGATGATCCGCTTGAAGCACATATAGCGATAGTTGCGAAACCACGGGGTAAAAAACCTTTATCGATCGAACAGTTGAGCGGTGGTGAAAAAGCTTTGACCGCACTTTCGTTGCTGTTTGCTATTTATCTGGTCAAGCCAAGCCCATTCTGTATTCTCGATGAGGTCGATGCCCCACTTGACGATGCGAATATCGATCGTTTTATTAAACTTCTCAAAAAATTTGAGAATAACACCCAATTTATTATTGTTACGCACAACAAGAAAACCATGGCCTCTTCTCAGGCTCTTTATGGAGTAACCATGGAAGAAGAAGGGATTTCCAAACTGATCCCGGTCAAACTCGGAAGAGCTCAATCAGAAGAATTTTCCACTACCAATGTTGAAGAAACTGGTCCTGTTCGACATAGACGGAACGTTGCTGCTCACAAACAGCAATAACCGGAGAATACTCATCGATGCCCTGATGGCGGTTTACGGCACAGAAGGAAGTGCGCGCAGTCATAACTTCGCCGGCAAGATGGACAGTGTCATTATCTATGAAGTCCTAAAAAACGCCGGACTGGACGATTCACATATCGCGGAAAAATTCACAATCGTTAAAAATACCTATATTGATCTTGTAAAAAAGCAGCTACTCCCGGAAGACATAGAACTAATGACAGGAATTCCAGAGCTTTTACAAGCACTTTCCGAAAGAAGCGATATCGCTCTTGGCCTTTTGACCGGAAACTTTGAAGGCTCGGGCCGTCATAAACTCGCACTACCGGCCATAAATCATTTCTTTCCATTCGGTGCGTTCGCCGACGATGGTTATCACAGAAACGACCTACCCGTCGTGGCAGTCGAACGGGCATACAGCCTGACAGGAAAAAGGTTCAAGGGCGAAGAGGTTGTCATTATCGGCGATACTGAACATGATATCACATGCGCCAGGACCATCCAGGCCAAATGTATCGCTGTGGCAACAGGCACCTATTCAGCCGAAAGGCTCCGTGCACATTCCCCGGCAGCTCTTTTTGACGATTTAAGTGACACCGAAAAGGTTGTCAGTCGTATCCTAACTCTTTAATTCATTCAACCCTCTCTTATGAAAACCTACCGCCGAAGGATTCGCGAAAAAATCATACAAGCATTACACACGCTTGAGTTGAGAGAAACAGATCTGGAAACGGCTGCCGACTGGCTGATTACAGCGGAAATAGCTGAAGACCCCAACGCTGTAAGATTCTTCAAGGATCTACTGCAATGCTGCACAGAGAACAAGGAAGAAATCGACAACTATATAGCAAAACACACTTTTAACTGGGATATGAGCAGGATAGCGATTATCGACAAAAACATCCTGCGCATGGCACTCGCCGAACTGCTTTACTTTGAGGATATCCCCCCCAAGGTTTCCATCAACGAAGCCATCGAAATCGCAAAAAAATTCAACAGCACGGATAAAAGCAGCAAGTTTGTCAACGGCATACTCGATGCCATTTTCAATGATCTCAAAAGCTCAGGTAAAATCAATAAATGCGGCCGGGGACTCATCAATAATTCGAAAAACACCAAGCTGAAGCAAGGAGAAAAGTCAGCAACAAAACAGTAAACCACGGCTTATCTTTCATGGTCGACACTCTTACAGAAAAAAAAAGAATCATCGCTATCGGAGATATTCACGGCTGCCTCTATTCCCTGCAACGTCTCATAGAAAAGCTTGAGCTGCAAGAAACCGATCAGTTGGTGTTCCTCGGCGATTACATCGATCGAGGAACCCACTCAAAAGAAGTCATCGACTATCTTCTGGAGCTTCGTGAACAGTATCACTGTTCCTTCCTTATGGGCAACCACGAGCAGATGTTTCTTGATTATCTCGAAACGCATGAGTCATCGCTCTGGCTGCGAAACGGCGGTCTTGCCGTGCTGGAATCCTACAACAGCAAGGACGGCCTCGATCTTCCCGAACAGCACATAGCATTCATGAAATCCTGCAAGTACCACATCGAAACGGAGCATTATTTCTTCGCTCATGGCGGTATCGATCCGGAAATGACCATAAAAGATAATCTGCGGTACATGAAGCCTGAGGATTACTGCTGGATGAGAACTCACTTGCGCTCAAACTACCTTGAAAACAACCGGTATAACTGGGAAAAAACTCTCGTCTGCGGTCATACCCCCCTCTCCAGACCGGTCGTACTTGAAAAACTCATTGCAATAGACACGGGGTGCGTTTACAAAGATAATTCTTCATTCGGATGGCTAAGCGCCGTTATACTACCGGAAAGAAGGATTGTGCAAACTGAAAACATCGACTCCTGAACCGATATCATAATATGACCATACAGGAAAAAATAGCGTTCATCAACAACGCGCTGGGAGCAAAGTATCCCTCACCCAAAAGCGAACTCAAGCATTCAACGCCGTTTCAGCTTCTGGTCGCCACGATTCTGAGCGCACAGTCTACGGACAAACAGGTCAATATCATCACATCCGAACTTTTCAAAATCTGTCCGGATGCCGAAAGTATGAGCCGGATGGAGCTCGACCAACTCAAAACAATCATACGGTCGATCAATTATTTCAACAACAAGGCTAAAAACATTCTTGAAGCCAGCAAGATGATCGTTGACGCTCACAACGGTGAAACGCCTTCCACTCGTGAAGAACTCGAGAACCTTCCGGGCGTCGGCAGAAAAACAGCCAACGTTGTACTCAGCAACGCATTCCATCAGCCCGTAATGCCTGTCGATACGCATGTACACAGGGTTTCGAACCGGATCGGGCTGGTAACGACGGATAAACCACGCGATACCGAAGATGCACTGGTTGCAGTCATTCCACCTGAACTGGTCATAGCGTTCCACCACTATCTTGTACTGCACGGCCGGTATGTATGCAAAGCAAGAAAACCCTTGTGCGCCGAGTGCCCGATCACAGCAGCCTGCAGTTATCCCGACAAAACGGTTTGAGCGTTCACGACCCCATTCCTTCCAAGAAAACGAAACACGATCCAGGAATTCCATTGACATTCCTGCTTCTTCCCATGGATGCTGTATCATGCAAGGAGTGACATCTCTTCTCTTGTCATCCTCGGGCTTGACCCGGGGATCCATCTTCTTCTGAAAGTCATCATGGATGCCGCATCACGTGCGGCATGACGCCCCTCCCGCTGTCATCCTCGGGCAAGCGAAGCGCGACCCGGGGATCCATCCTCTTCTGAAAGTCACCATGGATGCCGCATCACGTGCGGCATGACACCCCTCCCGCAGTCATCCTCGGGCAAGCGAAGCGCGACCCGGGGATCCATAGGCAGCATGGATGCGAAATCCAGCCCGGCATGTCTTGGGAAGGCAAATAAGCTGGAAGGACGGTTGATGGTAAAAGGGAATAACAGTATATTTTCAAATAAACCATTGATTAAAAATACTTTAAAATCGCTCATGCCATGCGAGATCATACGCCCGACTTCAAGCTGCAGGAACTCTCCACCCCGAATAAACAACTTATAAGTGATACTGTTCGCCGGATTCTTGCCCGTCTGGCGGAAGACCGGCAGTTAACGGCCGATTCATTACTGGAATTATGGGTTGAAGTCCCCGGCGTCAAGAGACCGAGAGGTACATACCGGGGAGGGTTTCTGATGCCTGACAGCTTTATTGCCATTACAGACTATTTTCAGGCAAACGATGGGTCTCTCGTTCCTGCAGGGTCGTTCAGTGACAGCGAAAACGCCTGGGAAGAGTTGTTCGATGAACTGTACTATCAGGTTGAAATTTTCACCTCACAGGTAGATTCATCAAAAGGAATAACGCTCGAGCTATGGACGGGCCATCGCAGTCGGCCTGAAGGAGAATGGGTATACGCAGTCGATACCAAGATAGAGCTGACATAAGGACTGCATGCAGTATGGATGTCGCCCTGCCAAAGAGCCGCTCATATTTCACGAAGCGGCATCCATACCACGCCCCGGTTTACTCACAACACATCGTCACATAGCACCGCCTGTCTCAAACCCCTGACGGAATTGCAGATAAAAAAGAGATCGGCAGCCTCTATATCTTCCATAAAGAGAACCGTTTCCTTCACATTGTGCCGGGTAGCAAGAAAATATTGCCGGTAAATACCGTTGAGAAGGCCCGAAGAAAGTCGAGGAGTGTAATACAGTCCGTCTTTGACAATGATGATGTTACTGATCGCTCCCTCTGTAACCTCTCCTCTGTCATTGCAGAAAACAACCTCGTCAAATCCTTTGGCTACCGCTTTTCGAAACAGCTCATCGTAGAGCATGCGCTCTGTGGTTTTATGGCCTCTGAGAGGATTGTCCGAACGAATAACGGCCGACGACCTGCAAACCCTTACCGGATCACGCGCATGCCGAAGAGTGATTTCATCGAAAGAAATCTCGATTTTTCCATCTTTCAAAAGTTCGAGCCGGACCTTGTACCGCCCTTTTCCGACAAGCTCTTTTTCAGCAAGGCGCTCGAGTTCCTGCCGGCTCCTGTTTTTATCGAAGGAAAAACCGAGCCAAAGAGCTGACTGCTCGAGACGAGAAAGATGTTCCTCCAACCAGACATAGGAACCGTTGAAAAGAATACTCTCGAAAATCCCGAAATTCCTTTCATGTTCCGGATCGAGAATCCTTGCTTTCAAGCGGCATTCCGCAAATTCATCGTCCGGCTTCGAGTCCCATACGATGCCGCCCCCTGCCCCATACTCCCCCTTTTTCCCATGGAGCGTCAGCGTGCGGATCGCAACATTGAAACACATCGACCTGTCGGGCAGAATGTAGCCTACAGCACCGGTATACACTCCTCTGGCAGAACGTTCAAGCTCCTGTATCAGCTGCATCGCCCTGATCTTCGGCGCTCCTGTTACCGAGCCACAGGGAAAAACAGCACGGAAAAGATCATAAAGTGAGCAGTCATCGAGCAACTCACCTCGAACCGAAGAAACCATCTGGTGAAGTGTAGGATACGTTTCGGTTACAAACAGTTCCGGTGCTACAACCGAGCCGGATTTGCAGATTCTTCCCAGGTCGTTGCGTAAAAGGTCTACGATCATGAGGTTTTCAGCCCGGTTTTTCTCGTCCGACTGCAGCCAGTCACATCTCAACCGATCCTCTTCTTCATTTTTTCCTCTCGTCGAGGTTCCTTTCATCGGCCTGGCTTCGATACTGCTTCCCTCAAGCCTGAAAAAAAGTTCAGGTGACAATGAAAGAATCTGACGGTTTCCAAGATTCAAAAAAGCAGAATAGACATCAGGCTGTCTTCCAGAAAGGTACCCCAAAAGGCCAGGAGTGCTTCCTGAAAATTCAAAACGATATTTCCCGGTAAAATTTATCTGATAAACATCCCCGGCACCAATATGCTCTTTGATGAGCTTGATCTTTTCAGCATACGCTTCCTTCGCCAGATCGAAAACAGGCTCACTATGACGACAATCTCCTGAAAGCATGTGCTCAGTCTGCTCTTTATTCACTAATCGCGGAGCATCATAAACCCCGAACCAGGCTAAGGGCAAATCGTCATTGCGGATATGGAACGAGTTGAAAGAGTCAGGCTCGAAGCCGTAACCGGCTTCATAACCGATATATCCCGCAAGACAAAACCCTCTTGCAAGACGTTCCTCGAGCTCCCCGAAAAAGGAGTAGATATCCCTGAAAGACCTGAGTTCAATCCATTCGACCGGATCAGAAAACAAAAGGGAACTTCCGGAACTGTTTTTCAGGAAAGAACCACCCAATAAAACCGTATAAGGTTTTTCGGAAAGTGCTGTGCCGTGCAAGCTATCTTTTTCGAGCATCCCGTGCTTCAAAACGAATAGATCTTTCAAGAACGGTTTCCAGCCAGGCTTTCATTCTTCCTGCAGCCCAGATTTCTATATCGGGATTGTGCATTGCATGCAAACCGATAGTAACACTGCTGGCCGTCATATCGGCTTCGATGGAGACAATATTCTGGCGATGGCCACGGTCGAGTCCGTTTGCTATACGTAAAATACCGGAGAGGACATCCACAACCCGCCGCTGCTTGGACTTGAGCTGGCTGTATGCCTCGTGCTTTGTCGAGGGAGGAGATTTCCTGTGATACCTGGCGATATTAGCCATAATATTGATTTCCACCGGTGAAAACCCGCGAAGCTCACCGTTAAGAATGAGATACTGACTGTGTTTGTGGTGGGATGCAATGGAAATAAAGGTACCGATATTATGTAACAGCGCGGCATATTCGAGCAGTTCACGCTCATGGCTGCTCAAACCATGTAACGGTTGCAACCGGTCGAACAATTGCAGACACAACGCAGCGATATGTTCAGAGTGGATTTTGTTCCAGTCACAGCGATATCCGAGTTCGATGACACTTTGACGACGGATGTTGAGTTGGAGCCGCCGCTCACCACAATCCGACCAGTTGTTCTTAAGGTAATGAACCACCATGCCCTCACGAAGAGCCGAGTCGGAAATCATAACCTCTTTGAGCTTGAAAAGAGAAAATATAACATTCATCAGTACCAGGCCGGGCACAATCAGATCAACTCTTTTTTCATCCAGACCAGTAAGTTTTTTTCGTTGCGATGCATTCATCGCTATGACTGACTTATAGAATTTCTGAAACTCTTTTCGTGTAAACGAACTCTGGTTGAGTGTCACCTCATCGTCACGCCCCGTCGCAGACCGGATCATCCTGGCAATGTTCTGCGCGGTTCCCGAAGAGGCGATAGCCCTTTTAATATTCAGCTCTCTTGATTTTTCAGTGGAAGAGAACAGTTCTGCTGCAAAAAACTGCTCGAGCAGACTGAGCTCTTTGTCCGCTATAGGGTCAGTTGTGATGAAACGTTCGAGCATACGGGCAACCCCCACTTTACGGCTCTCGAGCAAAAAAATCTTTTGATGATCGGCAATGATAAACTCAACCGAACCACCACCGATATCGAAAATCAGTTCCGGTTCGGTTGAAAGCCTTACAGCACGGCGGACTCCGTAATAAATGAACTGAGCTTCTTCGAGACCTGAAACCACTTTTATCTTGATACCGGTCTCATCTCTGACCCTCTGCAAAAAAACATCCCTGTTTTTGGCTTCACGGATCGCACTTGTGGCAAACGCAATGATGCTCTCCTGCTTGACCCCATGCTGTGACGCAAGTACCAGAAAATGCTTTAGCGTTGTAATACCCGCCTCCATTGCTTTCTCGTCAAGCATTTTGGTTGAAATACTACCGCGGCCAATGCAAATCATTTCCTTGACCCGATCGATTTCAACGATACCTTTTCCTTCACTTTCCTCGACAATCACCATATGGAAAGAGTTGGTACCCAGATCGATTGCCGCAACTTTTCTTGTTTGTGTATGCATCGAAAAACAAACACGCTAACAGGTTGGAAAAATACGTAAGCGCTCCTTGCACATACCCGAAAAGGGGTTTTCATGGCGCCCTCAAGATACGCCATTTATAGGAGGACAAAAAAAGGCCCGAAAAAATTCCGGGCCTTGAAAAAAAATGCTGTTCACTTCATCGACTAAAAGTAGTAGTGTGCACCAAGAGCAACACTGATACCATTCAGATCGAGCTCGAGATCATCATCATCACCACCGTCAAAATCCGCATTGATCATGTGAAACTTGTAACCTACTTCCCAGTTGAAACCAAGCTCGGAAAACTCACTGAAGTAATGCTCAGCACCAATCAGAGGATTAATCACATAAACATCGACGTCATCTACAATGTCGTCACCATCGGACTCGAGATCTACGCCGCCAAAACCACCTTCAAGACCAACATAAAAACGACTGTTGCTTTTTACCACCGGTGCATACATAAATTTACCAGTGAAAAGATACAGTGAACCGTCAAACTCATCAACATCATCAACTTCAAGCGAGGCATCTCCATAAAAGAAGTTACCTTCGATAGCAATCTCATCACCAACCCAATAGCGTGCGCTTAGTCCCTGAAGGACATCACCGCCAAAAATGCCCTGGTAACCCAAACCGATTTTATCCGCATTCGGGGTTTCACTTGCAAAAACATTACCAGCTGAAAAAGCCAGCGCAACAAAAGCAACCAACAGCGTTTTAAACTGTTTCATTTTTACTTCTCCGTTAATAATTGTGTTACCGTTTAATAATATAATGCAGCTGAGGTGCCACATTACCCCATGATTATAGAGATTTCTTGACATTCAAACAAGCACTATAACAACACTTTTTTTTTTCGTCATATCCCTTAAAGAAACAAAAATGTACTTTTTACTGAAGAATTTTCACACCTGATCGGATCCGCTGTTCAGAGAGGAACGTTACACGGTTTTTTCAGAGAAACGTATATTGGTTTCATGGAGTTACGTATCTTTACACCCGTATTCGAAAAGCCGGGACAACCCTTTTCCGAGAACCGCTGAAAAGAACAACAGCATGCAGCAACCTGAGAGCATTGATTGTAATTTCAAATTCGAAGTTGCGCGTAAGCTCATACACCTTTCTTCAGTTTCCATTGCCATCATATACTGCACCATTACAAAGGAACTGGCACTCGTACTTCTTACCCCTCTTTTTTTCGGTTTTTTTCTGGTCGATCTTCTGAAGAACTTTGTCCCTTCGCTATCCCGCTGGTATCATTGTACCTTTGATCCGATGCTCAGGGAGCATGAGCTTGAAAAAGAACCCTTACAGCTCAATGGAGCGACGTACATCACGCTTTCCGCATTGCTAATGGTGCTTTTTTTTCCGAAAATCATTGCCATCACCTGCTTTTCAATGGTTGCCATTTCGGATACGATGGCCGCTCTGGTCGGCAGAAAATTCGGAAAGCACAGAATAGGGGAAAAAAGTCTCGAGGGAAGCTTGGCCTTTTTCGTATCGTCAATCCTGATCGTACTCATTGTTCCGAAACTCGATCTGATCGCCGGCATTGTCACAGCCTTGGCAGCAACAGTGGTGGAGGCGCTCTCATTGCGAATAAAGAACTATAAGGTTGACGACAACCTTACCATACCTCTGGCAGGCGCTCTTATCTGTTACCTTTACTACATTCTTGTTTTACCCGATAAGCTGCCGTTGCTCGAAACCTGCCCCTGAACAGTTTCCTTTCCTATGCAGACAATAGTGACCGAATCAGTTGACGTTGCAGCAAGATGGCTCAACCGAGGAGAAGTGGTTGCCTTTCCAACAGAAACCGTCTATGGCCTCGGTGGAGACATAACCAATGAAAAAGCTCTCGAAAACATTTTTGCCGCCAAGGGCAGACCGGGGGACAACCCGCTGATCGTGCATATCCACGCCCCCGAACAAATACAGGACATTGCATCTGAAATCCCTCCAACAGCCGAGATATTCATTCAACATTTTTTTCCGGGCCCCCTGACACTGATACTCAAAAAGAACACCACCGTCCCGAATCTTGTTACAGGAGGGTTGCCAACCGTCGGGATACGCTGTCCGGCACACCCTGTCGCGAATGAGTTTCTGAAACGATGCAATCATCCGGTAGCCGCCCCTTCGGCAAACATTTCAGGCCGTCCGAGCTCGACCGATTGGCAGGCGGTCTACGATGACCTGAAAGGCAAAGTCCGCTGCGTCCTCAAAGGTCCGCAAAGCACTATAGGACTTGAATCAACGATTGTCGATTGCTCCGACAACCCTCCCCGGCTGCTGAGATCCGGTGCCGTCAGCCTGGAATCCCTCAGAAAATATGTTCCCGAAACGCTTCCAGCAGCCCCGGCAGAAACACACCAGCAACCCAAAAGCCCCGGGCTCAAGTATCCGCACTACTCACCTTCGGCACAGATCGAACTTTGCGGTGGCGGCTACTCCGACTGCACAGGAAGCGCAAACAGTGCCTGGATAGGCCTGTCTTCACCACCGGAAAAAGTCTCAAAAATCGCCCTCTGCAAGACTCCTGAAGAATACGCCCACAAACTTTTCAGCTTCTTCCGCGAATGCGACCGCGAACACATAGCAATCATCTACTGCGAAATGCCGCCAGAAAAAGGCATCGGCAGAGCAATCCGCGACCGCCTGCAACGCGCCGCGGAAAAGTGACATTCGCTGCATGCAAATGCCGCCCCCTGCAATCGAAGTCCACACGATAGCCGATACAGACCAAATAGCGTGCCGGTGACGGCTACGGAAATAGTGCGCTGCGTAACGAAAGGAAGTAAAACGCAGATCTATAACCGACAATCACGACAAGAGGACCTGAGTCGGTTGAAACCATCGGAGGCTTTGAGTGCAGATGGAGCTATTACCTCCGAGATACTATGATCAGGAGAACCTGTCCACAATGTAAAGTGCGCTATTTAAAATGGTAGATCATCACTACCTTCGGGAGAATTTGTTTGATCGTAGTACACCGATTCCTCATCGGATGGCTGGGGGGCAGCCCCTCCTGACGGCTCTACTCTCCAGCCTTTCGCATCCGTGTACCACCGTCCATTGAACTCTCTGCTTTCAAGATCGAAGGAGATTTTGACAGCGGTACCGTTGCGGAAAAGCGGATTTTCAGCCTTCTCCCCCCAGAAAGAAAAGCAGATTTTTTTCGGATACTGTTCATCAGTTTCCAGGATCACTTCCTGCTTTTTCCACTTTCCGTTTTTGCCTTCCCCTGTTTTCGGAAGGAGTACCTCTATTATAGTTCCTGTGATATCCATGTGTTTATCCCGGTTTTGTTCTTGCTGTTAAACCATGAATAAATGACAGTGACGGGAATTTCACAAGAAGTTATTGTCTATCGGTTGTATCAGGAAAAATGCAGCGATACAATATTCACACTTGTG encodes the following:
- the pabB gene encoding aminodeoxychorismate synthase component I → MLEKDSLHGTALSEKPYTVLLGGSFLKNSSGSSLLFSDPVEWIELRSFRDIYSFFGELEERLARGFCLAGYIGYEAGYGFEPDSFNSFHIRNDDLPLAWFGVYDAPRLVNKEQTEHMLSGDCRHSEPVFDLAKEAYAEKIKLIKEHIGAGDVYQINFTGKYRFEFSGSTPGLLGYLSGRQPDVYSAFLNLGNRQILSLSPELFFRLEGSSIEARPMKGTSTRGKNEEEDRLRCDWLQSDEKNRAENLMIVDLLRNDLGRICKSGSVVAPELFVTETYPTLHQMVSSVRGELLDDCSLYDLFRAVFPCGSVTGAPKIRAMQLIQELERSARGVYTGAVGYILPDRSMCFNVAIRTLTLHGKKGEYGAGGGIVWDSKPDDEFAECRLKARILDPEHERNFGIFESILFNGSYVWLEEHLSRLEQSALWLGFSFDKNRSRQELERLAEKELVGKGRYKVRLELLKDGKIEISFDEITLRHARDPVRVCRSSAVIRSDNPLRGHKTTERMLYDELFRKAVAKGFDEVVFCNDRGEVTEGAISNIIIVKDGLYYTPRLSSGLLNGIYRQYFLATRHNVKETVLFMEDIEAADLFFICNSVRGLRQAVLCDDVL
- a CDS encoding L-threonylcarbamoyladenylate synthase encodes the protein MQTIVTESVDVAARWLNRGEVVAFPTETVYGLGGDITNEKALENIFAAKGRPGDNPLIVHIHAPEQIQDIASEIPPTAEIFIQHFFPGPLTLILKKNTTVPNLVTGGLPTVGIRCPAHPVANEFLKRCNHPVAAPSANISGRPSSTDWQAVYDDLKGKVRCVLKGPQSTIGLESTIVDCSDNPPRLLRSGAVSLESLRKYVPETLPAAPAETHQQPKSPGLKYPHYSPSAQIELCGGGYSDCTGSANSAWIGLSSPPEKVSKIALCKTPEEYAHKLFSFFRECDREHIAIIYCEMPPEKGIGRAIRDRLQRAAEK
- a CDS encoding Ppx/GppA phosphatase family protein translates to MHTQTRKVAAIDLGTNSFHMVIVEESEGKGIVEIDRVKEMICIGRGSISTKMLDEKAMEAGITTLKHFLVLASQHGVKQESIIAFATSAIREAKNRDVFLQRVRDETGIKIKVVSGLEEAQFIYYGVRRAVRLSTEPELIFDIGGGSVEFIIADHQKIFLLESRKVGVARMLERFITTDPIADKELSLLEQFFAAELFSSTEKSRELNIKRAIASSGTAQNIARMIRSATGRDDEVTLNQSSFTRKEFQKFYKSVIAMNASQRKKLTGLDEKRVDLIVPGLVLMNVIFSLFKLKEVMISDSALREGMVVHYLKNNWSDCGERRLQLNIRRQSVIELGYRCDWNKIHSEHIAALCLQLFDRLQPLHGLSSHERELLEYAALLHNIGTFISIASHHKHSQYLILNGELRGFSPVEINIMANIARYHRKSPPSTKHEAYSQLKSKQRRVVDVLSGILRIANGLDRGHRQNIVSIEADMTASSVTIGLHAMHNPDIEIWAAGRMKAWLETVLERSIRFEARDARKR
- the nusB gene encoding transcription antitermination factor NusB yields the protein MKTYRRRIREKIIQALHTLELRETDLETAADWLITAEIAEDPNAVRFFKDLLQCCTENKEEIDNYIAKHTFNWDMSRIAIIDKNILRMALAELLYFEDIPPKVSINEAIEIAKKFNSTDKSSKFVNGILDAIFNDLKSSGKINKCGRGLINNSKNTKLKQGEKSATKQ
- a CDS encoding diacylglycerol/polyprenol kinase family protein, whose product is MQQPESIDCNFKFEVARKLIHLSSVSIAIIYCTITKELALVLLTPLFFGFFLVDLLKNFVPSLSRWYHCTFDPMLREHELEKEPLQLNGATYITLSALLMVLFFPKIIAITCFSMVAISDTMAALVGRKFGKHRIGEKSLEGSLAFFVSSILIVLIVPKLDLIAGIVTALAATVVEALSLRIKNYKVDDNLTIPLAGALICYLYYILVLPDKLPLLETCP
- a CDS encoding DUF3127 domain-containing protein → MDITGTIIEVLLPKTGEGKNGKWKKQEVILETDEQYPKKICFSFWGEKAENPLFRNGTAVKISFDLESREFNGRWYTDAKGWRVEPSGGAAPQPSDEESVYYDQTNSPEGSDDLPF
- a CDS encoding metallophosphoesterase family protein, whose product is MVDTLTEKKRIIAIGDIHGCLYSLQRLIEKLELQETDQLVFLGDYIDRGTHSKEVIDYLLELREQYHCSFLMGNHEQMFLDYLETHESSLWLRNGGLAVLESYNSKDGLDLPEQHIAFMKSCKYHIETEHYFFAHGGIDPEMTIKDNLRYMKPEDYCWMRTHLRSNYLENNRYNWEKTLVCGHTPLSRPVVLEKLIAIDTGCVYKDNSSFGWLSAVILPERRIVQTENIDS
- the nth gene encoding endonuclease III, translated to MTIQEKIAFINNALGAKYPSPKSELKHSTPFQLLVATILSAQSTDKQVNIITSELFKICPDAESMSRMELDQLKTIIRSINYFNNKAKNILEASKMIVDAHNGETPSTREELENLPGVGRKTANVVLSNAFHQPVMPVDTHVHRVSNRIGLVTTDKPRDTEDALVAVIPPELVIAFHHYLVLHGRYVCKARKPLCAECPITAACSYPDKTV
- a CDS encoding HAD family hydrolase, whose product is MLKKLVLFDIDGTLLLTNSNNRRILIDALMAVYGTEGSARSHNFAGKMDSVIIYEVLKNAGLDDSHIAEKFTIVKNTYIDLVKKQLLPEDIELMTGIPELLQALSERSDIALGLLTGNFEGSGRHKLALPAINHFFPFGAFADDGYHRNDLPVVAVERAYSLTGKRFKGEEVVIIGDTEHDITCARTIQAKCIAVATGTYSAERLRAHSPAALFDDLSDTEKVVSRILTL